One genomic segment of Caldisericia bacterium includes these proteins:
- a CDS encoding cysteine hydrolase, producing MKYAVFVVDMIHDFVDGKFKNEKAIQIIPNIKKLINLARDKGIPVIFLRDAHEKGDPEEKVWGPHAMKGTWGSEIVDELSPRSSDYIIDKRTYSGFFKTDLELLLKKLEVESVILTGVSTNICVQHNAADLFFRGYGVIVASDGTAAFTEEDHELSLKYMETVYGAKILKIDDILEMLKEEK from the coding sequence ATGAAATATGCGGTGTTTGTTGTTGATATGATTCATGATTTTGTGGATGGGAAGTTTAAAAATGAAAAGGCAATACAGATAATACCCAATATCAAAAAACTCATTAACTTAGCAAGGGATAAGGGTATACCAGTTATTTTCTTAAGAGATGCACACGAGAAAGGAGACCCAGAGGAGAAAGTCTGGGGTCCTCATGCTATGAAAGGGACATGGGGAAGCGAGATAGTTGATGAACTCTCTCCAAGATCATCAGATTACATAATTGATAAACGGACATATTCAGGTTTCTTTAAAACCGATCTTGAACTTCTATTAAAAAAGCTTGAGGTTGAGTCGGTAATCCTTACAGGTGTCTCAACAAATATATGTGTTCAGCACAACGCTGCAGACCTATTCTTTAGAGGATATGGCGTGATTGTTGCATCTGATGGAACAGCGGCATTTACAGAGGAGGATCATGAACTCTCTCTTAAATATATGGAGACTGTGTACGGAGCAAAGATATTAAAGATAGATGATATATTAGAAATGTTAAAGGAGGAGAAATGA